Proteins encoded by one window of Enterobacter hormaechei subsp. xiangfangensis:
- a CDS encoding OmpA family lipoprotein: MKKRVLVIAALVSGALAVSGCTTNPYTGEREAGKSGIGAGIGSLVGAGVGVLSSSKKDRGKGALIGAAAGAALGGGVGYYMDVQEAKLRDKMKGTGVSVTRSGDNIILNMPNNVTFDSSSATLKPAGANTLTGVAAVLKEYNKTAVNVIGYTDSTGSQDLNMRLSQQRADSVASSLITQGVEANRIRTSGMGPANPIASNSTAEGKAQNRRVEITLSPVQ; encoded by the coding sequence ATGAAAAAACGCGTACTCGTTATTGCCGCTCTGGTGAGCGGCGCACTGGCTGTTTCAGGCTGCACAACCAACCCTTACACCGGTGAACGCGAAGCGGGCAAATCCGGCATTGGCGCGGGTATTGGTTCCCTGGTAGGCGCTGGCGTTGGCGTACTCTCCTCCTCCAAGAAAGACCGCGGCAAAGGCGCGCTGATTGGCGCAGCGGCAGGCGCAGCCCTGGGCGGCGGCGTGGGTTATTACATGGATGTGCAGGAAGCAAAACTGCGTGACAAAATGAAAGGTACGGGCGTGAGCGTGACGCGCAGCGGTGACAACATCATCCTGAACATGCCAAACAACGTGACCTTTGACAGCAGCAGCGCGACGCTGAAACCCGCAGGCGCGAACACCCTGACCGGCGTGGCCGCAGTGCTGAAAGAGTACAATAAAACTGCCGTGAACGTGATTGGTTACACCGACAGCACCGGCAGCCAGGATCTGAACATGCGTCTGTCGCAGCAGCGCGCCGATTCCGTGGCCAGCTCGCTGATCACCCAGGGCGTAGAAGCGAACCGCATCCGCACCAGCGGCATGGGTCCGGCTAACCCGATCGCCAGCAACAGCACGGCGGAAGGCAAAGCGCAGAACCGCCGCGTTGAAATTACGTTGAGTCCTGTGCAGTAG
- a CDS encoding LacI family DNA-binding transcriptional regulator: MIKPTRATISDVAKAAKTGKTSISRYLNGEKHLLSDALLARIEQAIADLDYRPSLMARGLKRGRTRLIGLIIADITNPYSVNVLSGIEAACREKGFTPLVCNTNNEVDQELHYLDLLRSYQVEGIVVNAVGMREEGLNRLQQSSLPMVLIDRKIPEFACDVVGLDNTQAATTATEHLIEQGFEAILFLSEPLGMVNTRRDRLAAFRATLARYPGVIAENAEIPLHEAEQLDNTLRQFHTRHRGMRKAVISANGALTLQVARSLKRIGLHWGSDIGLLGFDELEWAELAGVGITTLKQPTWQIGYAAVEQVVRRIEGTRDAVREQVFSGELIVRGSTAR; this comes from the coding sequence ATGATCAAACCAACCCGGGCCACCATCAGCGACGTGGCGAAAGCCGCCAAAACCGGTAAAACCAGCATTTCACGCTACCTCAACGGCGAGAAACACCTGCTGTCCGATGCGCTGCTGGCGCGGATCGAACAAGCCATTGCCGATCTCGACTACCGTCCCAGCCTGATGGCGCGCGGCCTCAAGCGGGGTCGCACCCGCCTGATTGGGCTTATCATCGCCGATATCACTAACCCCTACTCCGTTAACGTACTCAGCGGCATCGAAGCGGCGTGCCGGGAAAAAGGCTTTACCCCGCTGGTCTGTAACACCAATAACGAAGTTGATCAGGAGTTGCATTACCTCGATCTGCTGCGCAGCTATCAGGTGGAAGGGATCGTGGTCAATGCCGTCGGGATGCGCGAAGAGGGGCTAAATCGTCTGCAACAATCGTCTCTCCCGATGGTGCTTATTGACCGCAAAATCCCGGAATTTGCCTGCGATGTGGTCGGGCTGGATAACACCCAGGCGGCCACCACTGCCACCGAGCACCTGATTGAACAGGGTTTCGAAGCCATTCTGTTCCTGAGCGAACCGCTGGGTATGGTTAACACCCGCCGCGACCGCCTGGCTGCATTTCGCGCCACGCTGGCGCGTTATCCCGGTGTGATCGCCGAAAATGCTGAAATCCCCCTCCATGAAGCCGAACAGCTGGATAATACCCTGCGCCAGTTCCATACCCGCCATCGGGGAATGCGTAAGGCGGTGATCTCCGCTAACGGGGCGCTGACGCTTCAGGTTGCCCGCTCGCTTAAACGCATTGGCCTGCACTGGGGCAGCGACATCGGCTTGCTCGGCTTTGATGAACTGGAGTGGGCAGAACTTGCTGGCGTAGGCATTACCACCCTCAAACAACCCACCTGGCAGATCGGCTATGCCGCGGTTGAACAAGTGGTTCGCCGCATTGAAGGCACCCGCGACGCCGTACGCGAGCAGGTTTTTTCTGGCGAGCTGATCGTTCGCGGCTCTACTGCCCGTTAA